The proteins below are encoded in one region of Micromonospora pisi:
- a CDS encoding maleylpyruvate isomerase family mycothiol-dependent enzyme: MSRLHGTKDFWLAALRADGPAFRVAVSEAPPDGPVPSCPEWTTTDLVHHLGSRYRWVRGVITSGVTSAPAKWAVEDGLPAGAAAIEWWQHEYDQLVAAFDTVDPEAPAWNWAPQPKRAGFWPRRMALETTLHRWDAQLAIASAEPIEAKLAADGVSEVLDTWLPAGRRRSPEPRYGVVQLVAADAGQDWYLRLRGTGVALLDTDTILDDDDHHARAHVTGNASDLVLALWGRINFEVLETSGDVTLLEGLRAG; the protein is encoded by the coding sequence ATGAGCAGACTGCACGGCACCAAGGATTTCTGGCTCGCCGCCCTGCGTGCGGACGGGCCGGCGTTTCGCGTGGCGGTCTCCGAGGCGCCACCCGATGGCCCGGTGCCCTCCTGTCCGGAGTGGACCACGACCGATCTGGTGCACCACCTCGGCTCGCGTTACCGCTGGGTCCGTGGCGTGATCACCAGCGGGGTCACGAGCGCGCCGGCCAAGTGGGCGGTCGAGGACGGCCTGCCGGCCGGAGCCGCGGCGATCGAGTGGTGGCAGCACGAGTACGACCAACTGGTGGCCGCGTTCGACACGGTCGACCCGGAGGCGCCGGCCTGGAACTGGGCACCGCAGCCGAAGCGGGCCGGGTTCTGGCCACGGCGGATGGCCCTCGAGACCACGTTGCACCGCTGGGACGCCCAGTTGGCGATCGCCTCGGCCGAGCCGATCGAGGCGAAGCTCGCCGCCGACGGGGTGAGCGAGGTACTGGACACCTGGTTGCCGGCCGGTCGGCGCCGCTCGCCCGAGCCCCGGTACGGCGTGGTGCAGCTCGTCGCGGCCGACGCCGGCCAGGACTGGTACCTGCGGTTGCGTGGCACGGGTGTGGCCCTGCTCGACACCGACACGATCCTGGACGACGACGACCACCACGCCCGGGCACACGTCACCGGCAATGCCAGCGACCTGGTGCTGGCGCTCTGGGGCCGGATCAATTTCGAAGTGCTGGAGACCTCTGGCGACGTCACCCTGCTGGAGGGTCTGCGCGCGGGCTGA
- a CDS encoding GH1 family beta-glucosidase, translating to MTSLETPPAVLAAPAEATVRFPEGFVWGAATASYQIEGAVHDDGRGPSIWDTFSRTPGKVYAGHTGDVACDHYHRYPQDVALMADLGLQAYRFSIAWPRIQPDGSGPVNPRGLDFYDRLVDELIGRGIDPIVTLYHWDLPQTLEDRGGWTNRATAEHFAEYATAVYARLGDRVKTWTTLNEPWCSAYLGYGNGVHAPGRQDPAAAFTAVHHLLLAHGLAGRALRAAGAQTLGITLNPTEAYPVDPTRPEDQAAVRLVDGLANRIFLDPMLRGEYPADVLEHVARFTNLDHLRDGDEKIINVPIDLLGINYYQPTYVTAREGATGGGGAYPGTDGIEFVAPVGPLTDMGWMIEPRGLTTLLVRISENYPGVPMVITENGAAFPDKFDRADPDADGRIPDADRVDYLDGHLRAAHEAISRGVDLRGYLVWSLLDNFEWAEGYRKRFGIVHVDYLTQRRVLKDSARWYREVIRRNGL from the coding sequence ATGACCAGTCTTGAGACGCCCCCGGCGGTGCTGGCGGCACCCGCGGAGGCGACGGTACGTTTCCCGGAGGGCTTCGTCTGGGGCGCGGCGACCGCCTCGTACCAGATCGAAGGGGCGGTGCACGACGACGGTCGCGGCCCGTCGATCTGGGACACCTTCAGCCGTACGCCGGGCAAGGTCTACGCCGGCCACACCGGTGACGTGGCCTGCGACCACTACCACCGGTACCCGCAGGACGTGGCGCTGATGGCCGACCTCGGGCTGCAGGCGTACCGGTTCTCGATCGCCTGGCCCCGGATCCAGCCGGACGGCTCCGGCCCGGTCAACCCGCGCGGGCTCGACTTCTACGACCGGCTGGTGGACGAGCTGATCGGCCGGGGCATCGACCCGATCGTCACCCTCTACCACTGGGACCTCCCGCAGACCCTGGAGGACCGGGGCGGCTGGACCAACCGGGCGACCGCCGAACACTTCGCCGAGTACGCCACCGCCGTCTACGCCCGCCTCGGTGACCGGGTGAAGACCTGGACCACGCTGAACGAGCCCTGGTGCTCCGCGTACCTCGGTTACGGCAACGGCGTACACGCCCCCGGGCGGCAGGATCCGGCAGCCGCCTTCACCGCCGTACACCATCTGCTGCTGGCGCACGGCCTCGCCGGTCGGGCCCTGCGCGCGGCCGGTGCGCAGACCCTGGGGATCACCCTCAACCCGACCGAGGCGTACCCGGTCGACCCGACCAGGCCCGAGGACCAGGCGGCGGTACGGCTGGTCGACGGCCTGGCCAACCGGATCTTCCTGGACCCGATGCTGCGCGGGGAGTATCCGGCCGACGTGCTCGAACACGTGGCCCGGTTCACCAACCTCGACCACCTGCGCGACGGCGACGAGAAGATCATCAACGTCCCGATCGACCTGCTCGGCATCAACTACTACCAGCCGACCTACGTGACCGCCCGGGAGGGCGCGACCGGTGGCGGCGGCGCCTATCCGGGCACCGACGGGATCGAGTTCGTGGCGCCGGTCGGCCCGCTCACCGACATGGGCTGGATGATCGAGCCGCGTGGCCTGACCACCCTGCTGGTACGCATCTCGGAGAACTACCCGGGCGTCCCGATGGTCATCACCGAGAACGGCGCGGCCTTCCCGGACAAGTTCGACCGCGCCGACCCGGACGCCGACGGGCGGATTCCGGACGCCGACCGGGTGGACTACCTCGACGGGCACCTTCGGGCCGCACACGAGGCCATATCGCGGGGCGTGGACCTGCGCGGGTATCTCGTATGGTCATTGCTGGACAATTTCGAATGGGCCGAGGGCTACCGTAAGCGGTTCGGGATCGTCCACGTCGACTACCTGACCCAGCGGCGGGTGCTCAAGGACAGCGCGCGGTGGTACCGGGAGGTGATCCGCCGCAACGGCCTGTGA
- a CDS encoding O-acetyl-ADP-ribose deacetylase, with the protein METRLLQADITTVRVDAIVNAANSSLLGGGGVDGAIHRRGGPAILDACRDLRASRYGRGLPTGQAVATTAGNLPARWVVHTVGPVWSADEDRSGLLRDCYSHSLRVADELGATSIAFPLISSGVYRWPIEDAVRQALTVLGAARPTHVAEAQLVLFDAGTLAVAERVRDGG; encoded by the coding sequence GTGGAGACGAGGCTGCTCCAAGCGGACATCACCACGGTACGGGTGGACGCCATCGTCAACGCGGCGAACTCGTCGCTGCTCGGCGGCGGTGGGGTCGACGGGGCGATCCACCGGCGCGGCGGTCCGGCGATTCTGGACGCCTGTCGGGACCTGCGGGCATCCCGGTACGGCCGGGGCCTGCCGACCGGCCAGGCGGTCGCCACCACCGCCGGCAACCTGCCGGCCCGCTGGGTGGTGCATACCGTCGGCCCGGTCTGGTCGGCCGACGAGGACCGGTCCGGGCTGTTGCGGGACTGCTACTCCCACAGCCTCCGGGTCGCCGACGAACTCGGTGCCACGTCGATCGCCTTCCCGTTGATCTCATCCGGCGTCTACCGCTGGCCGATCGAGGACGCGGTACGCCAGGCGTTGACCGTCCTGGGGGCGGCTCGGCCGACACATGTCGCCGAGGCCCAACTGGTGCTCTTCGACGCCGGGACCCTCGCCGTCGCGGAACGGGTGCGGGACGGCGGCTGA
- the mshA gene encoding D-inositol-3-phosphate glycosyltransferase, which produces MAESHTGVGRQRGAQPWPTPSRIATLSVHTSPLHQPGIGDAGGMNVYIVEVARRLADAGVEVEIFTRATASDLPPVVEMAPGVLVRHVTAGPFEGLAKEELPGQLCCFTNGVLRAEAAHPPGHYDLIHSHYWLSGHVGWLARERWGVPLVHTAHTLAKVKNSRLAEGDRPEPKSRVIGEEQLVAEADRLVANTAVEARDLIARYAADPDRVAVVEPGVDLERFRPAPAGSAAARRIAARRRLGLPEYGYVVAFVGRIQPLKAPDVLLHAVAALRERDPLVADQLTVVIAGGPSGSGMDRPTALIELAASLGIGDSIVFRPPCTGDDLPELYRAADLVAVPSYTESFGLVALEAQACGTPVVAAAVGGLVTAVRDGRSGILVDGHDPVDWARTLSGLLAAPGRRAALAEGAVRHAQNFSWTRTAAGLLEVYRDAMVEHRSRLASGLPGEAEGLSSPVLPAGIR; this is translated from the coding sequence GTGGCGGAATCCCACACGGGCGTCGGGCGGCAGCGGGGCGCACAGCCGTGGCCGACGCCGAGCCGTATCGCCACCCTTTCCGTGCACACCTCGCCGCTGCACCAGCCGGGTATCGGCGATGCCGGCGGCATGAACGTCTATATCGTCGAGGTGGCCCGCCGCTTGGCTGACGCGGGTGTCGAGGTGGAGATCTTCACCCGGGCGACGGCGAGTGACCTGCCTCCGGTGGTCGAGATGGCGCCGGGGGTGCTGGTCCGGCACGTCACCGCCGGCCCCTTCGAGGGGCTCGCCAAGGAGGAGCTGCCGGGCCAGCTCTGTTGCTTCACCAACGGGGTGCTGCGGGCGGAGGCGGCGCACCCGCCGGGCCACTACGACCTGATCCACTCGCACTACTGGCTCTCCGGGCACGTCGGCTGGCTGGCCCGGGAGCGCTGGGGGGTGCCGCTGGTGCATACCGCGCACACCCTGGCCAAGGTGAAGAACTCGCGGCTGGCCGAGGGGGACCGGCCCGAGCCGAAGTCCCGGGTGATCGGCGAGGAGCAGTTGGTGGCCGAGGCCGACCGGTTGGTGGCGAACACCGCCGTCGAGGCCCGCGACCTGATCGCCCGTTATGCCGCCGACCCTGACCGGGTGGCGGTGGTCGAGCCCGGGGTCGACCTGGAACGGTTCCGGCCGGCACCGGCCGGGTCGGCCGCCGCGCGCCGGATCGCCGCCCGTCGTCGGCTGGGCCTTCCCGAGTACGGGTACGTCGTCGCGTTCGTCGGTCGGATCCAGCCGCTCAAGGCCCCTGATGTGCTGCTGCACGCGGTCGCCGCGCTGCGGGAGCGGGATCCGCTGGTCGCCGACCAGTTGACCGTGGTGATCGCGGGCGGCCCGAGCGGGAGTGGCATGGACCGGCCGACCGCGTTGATCGAGCTGGCGGCTTCGCTCGGGATCGGTGACTCGATCGTGTTCCGGCCGCCCTGCACCGGGGACGACCTGCCGGAGCTGTACCGGGCGGCGGACCTGGTGGCGGTGCCGTCGTACACCGAGTCGTTCGGGTTGGTGGCGTTGGAGGCCCAGGCGTGCGGTACGCCGGTGGTGGCCGCCGCGGTCGGTGGGCTGGTCACCGCGGTTCGGGATGGGCGCAGCGGCATCCTGGTCGACGGGCATGACCCGGTCGACTGGGCGCGTACGCTCAGCGGCCTGCTGGCGGCGCCGGGTCGACGGGCGGCGCTCGCCGAGGGGGCGGTCCGGCACGCGCAGAACTTCTCCTGGACCAGGACGGCGGCTGGGCTGCTCGAGGTCTACCGTGATGCGATGGTGGAGCACCGGAGCAGGTTGGCGTCGGGGTTGCCGGGTGAGGCCGAGGGCCTGTCGAGCCCGGTTCTGCCGGCCGGCATCCGGTGA
- a CDS encoding UDP-N-acetylmuramate dehydrogenase: MPDVSAQTAAADSAEPAPLANYTTLRLGGPPRRLVLAEETGEIVQGVREAELFGQPVLILAGGSNLVIGDDGFPGTVILIRSRGYRVVAQDDRTVTLRVEAGEPWDDLVAATVENGWSGLECLSGIPGSAGATPIQNVGAYGQEVAETVAGVEAYDRVADEVVRLTPQECAFAYRSSIFRHSDRWTVLSVDFTLQRSPLSTPVRYAELARALGVGIGDHVPLAQARATVRALRAGKGMVLDPADPDTRSVGSFFTNPVLDVAAYDRLVERSDGLGEPPSWPTPSGVVKVSAAWLIDKAGFGKGYRGAGGAAISSKHTLALTNPDSGTTAALIDLAREIRDGVHDRFGVTLHPEPVLVNCTL; the protein is encoded by the coding sequence GTGCCAGACGTTAGCGCCCAGACCGCCGCAGCCGACTCCGCCGAGCCGGCGCCGCTCGCGAACTACACGACGCTGCGACTCGGAGGGCCGCCGCGCCGCCTGGTGCTGGCCGAAGAAACGGGTGAAATCGTACAGGGAGTACGAGAAGCGGAGTTATTCGGGCAGCCGGTGCTGATTCTGGCCGGCGGTAGCAACCTGGTGATCGGCGACGACGGGTTCCCCGGCACGGTGATCCTGATCCGCTCGCGCGGCTACCGGGTGGTCGCCCAGGACGATCGGACCGTGACCCTGCGGGTCGAGGCCGGCGAGCCCTGGGACGACCTGGTCGCCGCGACCGTCGAGAACGGCTGGTCCGGCCTGGAGTGCCTCTCCGGCATCCCCGGCTCGGCCGGCGCCACCCCGATCCAGAACGTCGGGGCGTACGGCCAGGAGGTGGCCGAGACCGTCGCCGGGGTCGAGGCGTACGACCGGGTGGCCGACGAGGTGGTCCGACTGACCCCGCAGGAGTGCGCCTTCGCGTACCGGTCCAGCATCTTCCGGCACAGCGACCGGTGGACCGTCCTGAGCGTCGACTTCACGCTCCAGCGTTCGCCACTGTCCACCCCGGTCCGGTACGCCGAACTCGCCCGCGCGCTCGGCGTCGGGATCGGTGACCACGTGCCACTGGCGCAGGCCCGGGCGACCGTACGGGCGCTCCGCGCAGGCAAGGGCATGGTGCTCGACCCGGCTGACCCGGACACCCGCTCGGTCGGCTCCTTCTTCACCAACCCGGTGCTCGACGTCGCCGCGTACGACCGGCTCGTGGAGCGGTCCGACGGGCTCGGCGAGCCGCCCTCCTGGCCCACACCGAGTGGTGTGGTGAAGGTCAGCGCCGCCTGGCTGATCGACAAGGCCGGGTTCGGCAAGGGTTACCGGGGTGCGGGCGGCGCGGCCATCTCGTCCAAGCACACCCTGGCGCTGACCAACCCGGACTCTGGTACGACGGCGGCCCTGATCGACCTGGCCAGGGAGATCCGCGACGGGGTGCACGACCGGTTCGGCGTGACCCTGCACCCGGAACCCGTGCTGGTCAACTGCACCCTCTGA
- a CDS encoding LacI family DNA-binding transcriptional regulator, with product MTMARERPTLEAVARRAGVSRATVSRVVNGSTTVAEPIREAVRRAVQELGYVPNLAARSLVTQRTDSIALILPEAATRVFSDDHFFPGIIRGVSQELEAADKQLVLMLAGSTASHDRVESYAMGRHVDGVLFASLHGADPLPSALARMGIPVVCGGRPLGRASVPVPYVDVDHIGGVARAVRHLLDSGRRRIATIAGPQDMVAGIERLAGYRTELQDSRRRSIVAVGDFTRESGALAMRQLLDDDPTLDAVFVASDLMAHGALRTLREAGRRVPDDVAVIGFDDIESARYTDPPLTTVRQPILQIGREMTRQLLRLAAGEEVEPAVVLPTELVLRDSA from the coding sequence ATGACGATGGCGCGGGAGCGACCGACCCTGGAGGCGGTGGCACGGCGCGCCGGTGTCTCCCGAGCCACGGTGTCGCGGGTGGTCAACGGTTCGACCACGGTCGCCGAGCCGATCCGGGAAGCGGTCCGGCGGGCGGTCCAGGAACTGGGGTACGTGCCCAACCTGGCCGCCCGCAGTCTGGTCACCCAGCGGACCGACTCGATCGCGCTGATCCTGCCCGAGGCCGCCACCCGGGTCTTCTCCGACGACCACTTCTTCCCCGGCATCATCCGTGGGGTGAGCCAGGAGTTGGAGGCCGCCGACAAGCAGCTCGTGCTGATGCTGGCCGGCTCGACGGCCAGCCACGACCGGGTGGAGAGCTACGCCATGGGCCGGCACGTCGACGGGGTGCTCTTCGCCTCGCTGCACGGCGCCGACCCGCTCCCCAGCGCGCTGGCCCGGATGGGCATCCCGGTCGTCTGCGGCGGACGCCCGCTCGGACGGGCGTCCGTACCGGTGCCGTACGTCGACGTCGACCACATCGGCGGGGTGGCCCGTGCCGTACGGCACCTGCTCGACTCCGGTCGACGGCGGATCGCCACCATCGCCGGCCCACAGGACATGGTCGCCGGCATCGAACGGCTGGCCGGCTACCGGACCGAGTTGCAGGACTCCCGGCGTCGCTCGATCGTCGCGGTCGGCGACTTCACCCGGGAGTCCGGGGCGCTCGCCATGCGCCAACTGCTCGACGACGACCCGACCCTCGACGCGGTCTTCGTGGCCTCGGACCTGATGGCCCACGGCGCCCTCCGTACGCTGCGCGAGGCCGGTCGCCGGGTCCCCGACGACGTGGCGGTGATCGGATTCGACGACATCGAGTCGGCCCGTTACACCGATCCGCCACTGACCACGGTGCGTCAGCCAATCCTCCAGATCGGCCGGGAGATGACCCGGCAACTGCTCCGGCTCGCGGCCGGCGAGGAGGTCGAGCCGGCGGTGGTCCTCCCGACCGAACTGGTGCTGCGCGACTCCGCCTGA
- a CDS encoding SDR family NAD(P)-dependent oxidoreductase has translation MTPVAIVTGASSGIGAATARRLAAEGFHVLAAARRADRLAELVEEIEKNGGTATAATCDITSDESVAALVATATGLPGPVTLLVNNAGGAIGLDPVESAPIADWQWMYDVNVLGTLRVTQAVLPLLDASGAGTVIVVSSTAGIDVYEGGGGYTAAKHAETALTRTLRLELLGRPIRVIEIDPGMVRTDEFSLHRFGGDAERAAAVYHGVPDPLVADDIADCIAWCATRPQHVNVDRLVVRPLAQAAQHRVHRVS, from the coding sequence ATGACACCTGTCGCGATCGTCACCGGCGCCTCCAGCGGAATCGGCGCGGCCACCGCCCGCCGACTCGCCGCCGAGGGCTTCCACGTCCTGGCCGCCGCCCGGCGGGCCGACCGGCTGGCCGAACTGGTCGAGGAGATCGAGAAAAACGGCGGTACGGCCACCGCGGCAACCTGCGACATCACCTCCGACGAGTCGGTGGCAGCGCTGGTGGCAACCGCGACCGGGCTACCCGGTCCGGTCACCCTCCTGGTGAACAACGCCGGCGGCGCGATCGGGCTCGACCCGGTGGAGTCCGCCCCGATCGCCGACTGGCAGTGGATGTACGACGTGAACGTACTCGGCACGCTCCGGGTGACCCAGGCGGTGCTCCCACTGCTCGACGCCTCCGGCGCCGGCACGGTGATCGTGGTCAGCTCCACCGCCGGGATCGACGTGTACGAGGGCGGCGGCGGCTACACCGCGGCCAAGCACGCGGAGACCGCGCTGACCCGTACCCTCCGACTGGAACTGCTCGGCCGACCGATCCGGGTGATCGAGATCGACCCGGGCATGGTCCGTACCGACGAGTTCTCGCTGCACCGCTTCGGCGGCGACGCCGAACGGGCGGCGGCGGTCTACCACGGGGTGCCGGACCCGCTGGTCGCCGACGACATCGCGGACTGCATCGCCTGGTGCGCCACCCGACCCCAGCACGTCAACGTGGACCGGCTGGTGGTCCGCCCACTGGCCCAGGCGGCCCAGCACCGGGTGCACCGGGTGAGCTGA
- a CDS encoding class I SAM-dependent methyltransferase yields the protein MPPPRRPVGVVTRGTTNPNRLRRVDNWIAATCAGPLRDAADPLVIDLGYGATPVTAVELRARLTAAVRPDVRVVGLEIDPVRVAAAADAADPPGLTFARGGFELAGLRPVLVRVFNVLRQYDEAQVPQAWRTMADALAPNGLIVEGTCDELGRLATWLLLDATGRPRSLTLAPRLATLETPAALAERLPKALIHHNVPGTGVHGLLRALDDGWRDAAPYATFGPRQRWLRTVGAVRDAGWPVLDRPARWRLGEITVPWTTVAPG from the coding sequence ATGCCACCGCCACGTCGACCGGTCGGAGTGGTCACCCGGGGCACCACCAACCCGAACCGGCTGCGCCGGGTGGACAACTGGATCGCGGCGACCTGCGCGGGACCACTGCGGGACGCGGCCGACCCGCTGGTCATCGACCTCGGCTACGGCGCCACCCCGGTCACCGCCGTCGAACTCCGGGCCCGGCTGACCGCCGCGGTCCGACCGGACGTACGGGTGGTCGGGCTGGAGATCGACCCGGTACGGGTAGCCGCCGCCGCCGACGCGGCCGACCCGCCCGGACTCACCTTCGCCCGGGGCGGCTTCGAGCTGGCCGGGCTCCGCCCGGTGCTGGTCCGGGTCTTCAACGTGCTCCGCCAGTACGACGAGGCACAGGTCCCGCAGGCGTGGCGGACGATGGCCGACGCGCTCGCCCCGAACGGACTGATCGTCGAAGGCACCTGCGACGAACTGGGACGGCTCGCCACCTGGCTGCTGCTGGACGCCACCGGTCGACCCCGGTCGCTCACCCTGGCACCGAGGCTCGCCACCCTGGAGACCCCGGCGGCGCTGGCCGAGCGGCTACCGAAGGCCCTGATCCACCACAACGTGCCCGGCACCGGGGTGCACGGACTGCTCCGGGCGCTCGACGACGGGTGGCGCGACGCGGCCCCGTACGCCACCTTCGGTCCCCGCCAGCGCTGGCTCCGTACGGTCGGCGCGGTCCGGGACGCCGGCTGGCCGGTCCTGGACCGCCCCGCCCGCTGGCGCCTGGGCGAGATCACCGTCCCCTGGACCACCGTCGCCCCGGGGTAA
- a CDS encoding YbjN domain-containing protein produces MTGRDDRLAIGALIESVCAERELPCEATGEFAYAVTLPGTHKLKTVCNLIVGEHALRIEAFVMRQPDERREELWAWLLRRNARMYGVAFSVDAVGDVYLTGRVGLAGVSEEELDRLLGSVLSYADESFDTMLEIGFGTSIRREWEWRIKRGESVANLAAFTHLFEPSKSADPDLDRP; encoded by the coding sequence GTGACCGGGCGGGACGACCGGCTGGCGATCGGGGCGTTGATCGAGTCGGTCTGCGCCGAGCGTGAGCTGCCGTGCGAGGCGACCGGTGAGTTCGCCTACGCGGTGACCCTTCCTGGTACGCACAAGCTGAAGACGGTCTGCAACCTGATCGTGGGCGAGCACGCGCTCCGGATCGAGGCGTTCGTGATGCGCCAGCCGGATGAGCGGCGCGAGGAGTTGTGGGCCTGGTTGCTGCGCCGCAATGCGCGGATGTACGGCGTGGCCTTCTCCGTTGACGCGGTCGGCGACGTGTACCTCACCGGTCGGGTCGGGTTGGCGGGGGTTTCCGAGGAGGAACTGGACCGGTTGCTCGGTTCGGTGTTGAGCTACGCCGACGAGTCCTTCGACACCATGTTGGAGATCGGTTTCGGTACCTCGATCCGGCGCGAATGGGAGTGGCGGATCAAACGGGGCGAGTCTGTCGCGAACCTCGCGGCCTTCACCCATCTTTTCGAGCCGTCGAAATCCGCCGACCCGGATTTGGACCGTCCCTGA